GTTTCCTAAACGCTTGATATGGGTTCGATTCCCGTCGCGGCTACAAACACCAACGCCCCCGTTGCCGGCTTGCGGCAGCGGGGGCGTTGGTGTTTGTAGCCGCGACGGCTAGCCCTGCCGCACCCAGTCCATGGCGGCGCTTTCCTCGATAAAGGTGCGCAGGTCGTAGGGCAGGTTGGGGGCCAGCACGGCTTGTAGGCTGGGTTGCAAGGCCGGCGTGCTGTTCAGGCTGTGCTCGTAGGCGGGCGAGAGCAGGTAGGCCAGGCGCAGGCGCACGGGCGCGCAAGCAGCCGCCACCTGGGGCAGCCACGAGTGGGCAATCCAGTGGGCTTGCTCGGGCGAGGGCACCGGGCGGCGGCGCACATCCACGAGCAGGCGGTGGGCGCCGTGGTGCTGGGCGGCCTGCAGCAGGGCCTCGTAGCCGGCCTCGATGGCGCCGGGCGCGAACTGGCCCGTCCAGCGGGCTACCAGAATGTGCAGATCGGGGCGGTATTGGAGTTGAATGGCGGCGTTATCAATCACGGGGCAAATATAGATGAGGTGCGCCCTGCTTCGGAAAGTGCTGGCAGCCTAGGTGCTGGGGCCGGGGCGGCCGTCGGGCACCTAGGGCTGGGCAGCTGTAGGTCGGCTGGCTCCCGCTCTCCCAGAGGATGTCGCGCATTAAGCGAGTGTGGGGCCGGGGGGCTAACGTCAGCAACGATTGTCAACCACCCCGCCCTTCGGGCACCCCTCCTCAGATGAGGAGGGGAGTTTGGTTATTCTTGCGGCTACTTGGCTTCCGGCAAAAGCAACCATCCGGCGGGCTGGGGTGTTGCCGATGTTCGTAGTTACCCAACCATGACAAAGACCCTCGCGCAGCTGCCGGTTTCGATACTTGACCTGGCCGTGATTCTGGACGGCCACACCCCGGCCGATACCTTCCGCAATACCCTCGATTTGGCCCAGCACGCCGAGCGGTGGGGCTACCGGCGCTTTTGGCTGGCCGAGCACCACAACATGGCCAGCATTGCCAGCTCGGCCACGGCCGTGCTTATCGGCTACGTGGCGGGCGGTACCTCGCGCATTCGGGTAGGGTCGGGGGGTATTATGCTGCCCAACCACGCGCCGCTGGTGGTGGCCGAGCAGTTTGGCACCCTGGCTACGCTGTATCCCGGCCGCATCGACCTAGGGCTGGGCCGCGCGCCGGGCACCGATCAGCTTACGGCCATGGCCTTGCGCCGCGATTTGCAGGGCTCGGTGGAGGATTTCCCGCGCCACGTGCAGGAGCTGCTGCAGTACTTATCGGCCGACAACCGCACCAGCCGCGTGCGCGCCATCCCCGGCGAGGGCCTCGATGTGCCGGTGTGGCTGCTGGGCTCGAGCACGTACAGCGCGCAGCTGGCCGGCTTGCTGGGCTTGCCGTTTGCGTTTGCCAGCCACTTTGCCCCGGCGCAGCTGCAGGCGGCGCTGCACCTGTACCGCGAAAACTTCCGGCCCTCGGCGTACCTCACCGAGCCGTACGCGGCCGCCTGCGTCAACGTAATTGCGGCCGACACCGACGCCGAAGCCGAGCACCTCGCTACCTCGTTCTACCAATTGGCCCTGAACATTATCCGCGGCACCAGCCGCCCGCTGCAGCCGCCCGTGGCCAGCATGGCGGGCATTTGGTCGGATATGGAGCGCGAGGCCGTGGGGCAAATGATGGCGTATTCCTTTATCGGCGGCCCGGCTCAGGTGGAGCGGCAGCTGCAAACTTTCCTCGCCCAAACCGGCATCGACGAGCTGCTGGCCGTGTCGCACATCTACGACCACTCGGCCCGGCTGCGCTCCTTTGCCCTGCTCAGCGGCCTGTGCCAACCCGCCGCGGTAGCCGAGCCGCCCCTAGGTGCTGCCCGGCAGGTATAGCCAGGCCAAGCACCTAGGCGCTCGAGCTGGTTTGGTGGCTGCCGACCAACGCTGGGCAGCGATAGCACAAACGCCAACGGCCCGGGGCCGGCCGCTGTGCCCGCCCGCTTAGCTTCCGCAAATAGTGCGCAGCCACTGCTGGGCGGCGGGCAGGTTATCGAACACGCGGGCCTCGAAGGCGCGGAGTTGGGCGTAAAATTCGCTGGCCGAGCCTTCGGCCAGCGAGGCGGGCGTGGTAATCATGGCAAAGTGCTTCAGGCCTGCGCCCGCGGCCATGGGTGCCCACTCGTTGATAACCCAATCCATGGAGTGGCCCCAGGGGCCGCGCACGTCGCGGGTGTCGTTGAGCACGCACGAAAAACCGGCTTTGGCGAGAGCAGCGGTATAGGCCTTGGCGCCCTCCTGGATGTTGCTAGCCGTGAGGTAGCCCTGCCAGCGCACATGAATCCAGCGGTTTTCCACATCGGTATCGATGGACAGGTACACGTGGCCGAGCGACGACTTAAGTTCTGGCATAAGGGATGAAAGCCTGAAAAACTACTTCTGTTGGGTGGGTTAACTGCTGAATAGATCGGCAACGGCGCAAGCGCCCTAGGTAGCGGCCTGGCCGCATGCCCAGGCACGGGCCTCGGCCGGGTCGCTAAAAGCACGTACTTCAAAAGGCACCGTTTCGGTTGCGCCCTGGTACATATTGCCGATCAGCATGCGGTTGAGGGTTTCCTCCGACTCGAGGCGGGCGAAGCGCACCACGCCCAGTTCGGCCATGGCGGGCAGCACCTCCTCGGCCACCCAGCGCAAATCAACGGGGCGCACGGCGCCCAGCAGCCGGTCGTTGGCAATCCAGCCGGTAACGTGGTGCTGCCGGGCCAGGGCCAGCGCGTCGAGTATCTGGCTCCGGAAATTGGCGCTGCTCACAAAACTCAGCCATTCCGTTTCCAGGGCGTTGATGCGCCCGTGGTGCAGGTGCAAAATCAGCGACGGGTACGATGCAATTGGGGGCATGGCGCAAAAATAACAGGACTACCAACGCGGCGCGGCGCGTGCGTGTTCCGGTTAGTTTTGCCAATTGTACGGCCAGTACCGCAGTTGTGCCGTATGCCCCTTTGCCCACCGCCCGCTTTCCATGCTTTCTTCTCCTGCTTCGTTTCCGGCCGATGTATTTCCGCCAGCCGAGCTTTTGCACACCGTACTCGATGCGGTGCCCTACGCGCTGGTGCTTTACACCCCCGTGCCCGGTGCTGCGGTCCCGGTAGCCGATCTGGCGTTTGCCTACCTCAACCCGGCTGCGCAACGCTTGCTGGGCCTGCCGGCGCAGCCGGCCACCACCTACCGGCAGCAGTTTTCGGCCACCGCCGGCAGCGCTGCGTGGGCCGCCCACCAGCAGGCTTTGCTGGCCGAGGCTGGCACCCCGTACCCGCTGTGCTACCCCACCCCCACCGGCGCCGTGCAAGCCAGCGGCCAGCGGGTGGGCGCGGGCTTGCTTGTGCGCTTTGCCGACGCGGCCGCCCCGCAGCAACCCACCCCGCCCGACGAGCACCCCGAGCGGCAGGCCGATGAGCACAGCCGGCAGCTGCGCATCTTCGATACCATTCTGGAGGGGTTGCAGGAGTACGTGTACCTCTTCGATCTGGAAGGTCGGTTTCAGTACGTCAACAAACCCCTGCTCGACCTGTGGGGCCTGCGGCTGGAGCAGGCCGTGGGCAAAAACTTTTTCGACCTCGAATACCCCGCCGCCCTGGCCGGCGCGCTGCAAACCCAGATTCAGCAGGTAATCGACACGCGGCAAACCGTGGAGGGCGAAACGCCCTATACCAGCCCCACCGGCGACATTGGCTACTACGAGTACGCCTTTGTGCCGCTGCTCGCCCCCGATGGCACCGTGGAGGCCGTGGCCGGCCGCACGCAGCCCGTTACGGAGCGCCGCCGCGCCGAGGCCGCCCTGCGCATCAGCGAAACCAAGTACCGCACCATCATCGAGTCGATCGACGAAGGGTTTTGCATCATCGAGGTGCTGTTCGACGACGCGACCGACCAGCCCGTGGATTACCGGTTTGTGGAGATGAACCCGGTTTTTGAAAAGCAAACCGGTATGCAGGGGGCCTTGGGCAAAACCATGCGGGAGCTGGTGCCGGGCATCGAGACGTTTTGGATAACAACCTACGGCCAGGTGGCCCGCACCGGGGCGCCCGTGCGCTTCGAGAGCCATGCCGAGTCGATGGGCCGCTGGTTCGACGCATACGCCTTCCGGATAGGCGAGCCGCAGCAGCGCCACGTGGCCATTCTGTTCAGCGATATTACCGAGCGCAAAGGCACCGAAGAAGCCTTGCGCAAAGGCGAAGAGCAGCAGGCTTTTCTGCTGCAGCTCAGCGACCGGCTCCGCCCCTTGGTTGATGCCGCCGAAATACAGTTTCAGGCGGCGTGTGCCCTAGGTCAGTACCTGGGTGCCAACCGCGTGGGGTATGCCGAGGTGCTGCCCGATGGCCAGACCGTTGTGGTAATGCGCAACTACACCAACGGCGTGCCGGGCATAGAGGGCCGCTACCACTTCGACGACTACGGCCCCGCGCTGCTGCAGGAGCTGCAGGCCGGCCGCACCGTGGTGCGCCCCGATATTGCCCACGACGCCAGCCTTACCCAAGCCGAAAAGCAGGCGCACGCCGCGCTGCAGCTCGGGGCCACCGTAAACCTGCCCCTGATGAAGGGCGGCGAGCTGGTGGCCGTGCTCTTTGTCCACTATCAGCAGGCCCACCAAAGCGACGGCGACGAGCTGGCCCTGCTGACGGAAACGGCCGAACGCACCTGGGCGGCGGTAATCAGGGCCCGCACCGAAGACGCCCTGCGCCGTAGCGAGGAGCGCCTGCAACGGGCCATATCCATCGAAACGGTGGGCGTGATGTTCTTCAACTTCGATGGCACCATTCACGACGCCAACGAGGCCTTTCAGCGCATGAGCGGCTACACGCACCAGGATTTTGTGAGCGGCCGCGTACGCTGGGACGAGATTACCGCTCCGGAGTTTATGCCCGCCACGCGCAAAG
The sequence above is drawn from the Hymenobacter sp. YIM 151858-1 genome and encodes:
- a CDS encoding STAS/SEC14 domain-containing protein, with product MPELKSSLGHVYLSIDTDVENRWIHVRWQGYLTASNIQEGAKAYTAALAKAGFSCVLNDTRDVRGPWGHSMDWVINEWAPMAAGAGLKHFAMITTPASLAEGSASEFYAQLRAFEARVFDNLPAAQQWLRTICGS
- a CDS encoding PAS domain-containing sensor histidine kinase, coding for MLSSPASFPADVFPPAELLHTVLDAVPYALVLYTPVPGAAVPVADLAFAYLNPAAQRLLGLPAQPATTYRQQFSATAGSAAWAAHQQALLAEAGTPYPLCYPTPTGAVQASGQRVGAGLLVRFADAAAPQQPTPPDEHPERQADEHSRQLRIFDTILEGLQEYVYLFDLEGRFQYVNKPLLDLWGLRLEQAVGKNFFDLEYPAALAGALQTQIQQVIDTRQTVEGETPYTSPTGDIGYYEYAFVPLLAPDGTVEAVAGRTQPVTERRRAEAALRISETKYRTIIESIDEGFCIIEVLFDDATDQPVDYRFVEMNPVFEKQTGMQGALGKTMRELVPGIETFWITTYGQVARTGAPVRFESHAESMGRWFDAYAFRIGEPQQRHVAILFSDITERKGTEEALRKGEEQQAFLLQLSDRLRPLVDAAEIQFQAACALGQYLGANRVGYAEVLPDGQTVVVMRNYTNGVPGIEGRYHFDDYGPALLQELQAGRTVVRPDIAHDASLTQAEKQAHAALQLGATVNLPLMKGGELVAVLFVHYQQAHQSDGDELALLTETAERTWAAVIRARTEDALRRSEERLQRAISIETVGVMFFNFDGTIHDANEAFQRMSGYTHQDFVSGRVRWDEITAPEFMPATRKAVEQLRTLGESSPYEKQYLRPDGTRWWGLFAGKRLSENEFVKFVVDITESKQAEQQLHLMNEQLQRVNVDLDNFIYTASHDLKAPIANIEGLLNLMQDHLPAHHALTPELQPLLQMMQDSVARFQRTIEYLSDVVKLQKEHDQPTTDVPLGPVIDDVCLDLAPLITESQATLAVDVAGCPSISFSAKNLRSVVYNLLSNALKYRHPERPPCIRIACELQERFTVLHVHDNGLGLDAQQQQELFGMFRRLHHHVAGSGLGLYMVKRSVENAGGKVAVHSQPGVGSTFSVYFRR
- a CDS encoding LLM class flavin-dependent oxidoreductase, with the protein product MTKTLAQLPVSILDLAVILDGHTPADTFRNTLDLAQHAERWGYRRFWLAEHHNMASIASSATAVLIGYVAGGTSRIRVGSGGIMLPNHAPLVVAEQFGTLATLYPGRIDLGLGRAPGTDQLTAMALRRDLQGSVEDFPRHVQELLQYLSADNRTSRVRAIPGEGLDVPVWLLGSSTYSAQLAGLLGLPFAFASHFAPAQLQAALHLYRENFRPSAYLTEPYAAACVNVIAADTDAEAEHLATSFYQLALNIIRGTSRPLQPPVASMAGIWSDMEREAVGQMMAYSFIGGPAQVERQLQTFLAQTGIDELLAVSHIYDHSARLRSFALLSGLCQPAAVAEPPLGAARQV